The window ACCGGAGAACCTCCGGAAAATCACGGACGAACTCAAACGGTACCCGTCCATAGACATCGTCCACCTCATCATCGGCGGCAATGATTTTCTCGCTGTCGCGACAAAGGGCAAGAGTATCGCCGCGTATACCGCCGAGGAACGCGCGGCCTTTTGGGACGCCATCGAAGCCGACATCCAAACCATCGTGAACCACTGTTTGGCCCAACGGCCCGGCATGAAAGTCTTAATCAGCGACTATGACTATTTGGACGCCGCAAAGGCGCAGGCGGCCTATCCGCAATTCAGTTTCGGCGGCGCCACGCCCCGCGAACTCAATGACGCCTTCATCGAATTGGGCCGCCGCAAACTGACCATCGCGCAGCGGACCGAAGGCTGCTATTACGTCTCGAATTGGGGCGCGCTGCAATGCGCCTACGATTCCCCGCCGTCCGGACTGCCTGCGCCGGGCGGCCCGCCGGACTACATGCCCTACGCCGGCGGCGATCCGGACAAGCCCATGCCCGCTGAAGCCCATGTCGGCGACGGCATCCATCCCACCGATCCCGCCCACCGCAAACTCCTCCAACGCTGTGTGGACCAGTTCTACAGGACATGGCTCGAGGGCGAGAATGCCCAAAACTTCACAAAGGGAAAGATAGCCGAACAATAGACGGTTCCGATCTTCCGTGGTTGCAATGTGGGCGGCGGCTTCCGATAATGCGTTTCGTCCAATGGGGCCAATGGAAAGGATAGCGATGCGTTTCAAGGACACGTTGTCGTACGGGATGGGCGGTTTGTCCATGAATTTCTGCGACATGGTGTTTCTTCAATGGCTATATGTCCGGTATGCTCCGCACGATCAGCCGCATCTGGTCCCGCCCGCGTTGATTGGCTTGTTCATTTTGCTGGGCCGGATCACGGAAGCGGTCTACGGACCGTTTGTCGGGCACTGGAGCGACGGATTCCGGTCGTCGTCCGGGCGACGCTTGCCGTTTATCCGGCGGGGCTTGCCCTGCCTGGCTGCGGCGATCTTCCTGATGTGGATGCCGCCGATTCCTCATGCGCATTGGCTGAACGCGCTATATCTGTTCGTGATGATCGAAGTGTATCTCATCTGTTACGACAGCGTCGTGACGCCTTATCTCAGCCTGATGCCCGAACTGACGTCCGATTTTCGGCAGCGTGTCAATTTGACAACGATGCAGGCCGTCTTCATCATGTTGGGCGCCTTGTTGTTTGCAGGGGTCGGATTCGTCGTGCATTGGGGCGGCTGGCGGGTGTTGGGCGTCGTCGTGGCCGGATTGACCGTCCTGTTCATGTTGCCGGTGGCAGTGCGCCTGCGCGAGCGCAACGCGGGCGCAACGCCCGCCGGGGATCGCCTTGGTTTCATCGAGGGTCTTCGCCTCACGCTGGGCAATCGCGCATTTCTGTATGTCGTATTATCCACATCGTGCTACTGGTATGGTCTCGACAGCGTCATGAAACTGTTGCCGCTGTGGACGACGGGGTATCTCGGACGCGGCGAGGACACGGTATCGCTGCTCATGGTCCCGTTCCTCGTCATGAACGTGGCTTTCTTTTTCGTGGTGAACGTGCTGGCCAAGCGCCACGGGAAGTACGCTGTCATGATGCTGACCTTCGGCGCGACCACGTTGGCCTTCGCGATGTTCGGCGTGACGGGCCTGCTTCCGTTGGGCAGTCCGTTTGTGCAGACGGTTTTTGTCATTGCCTTCGCGGGTATGGCCATCGCCGGGTTCATGGTCCTTCCGTTCGCGGTGTTGTCCGATGTGATTGACTACGACGAGAAACTGACGGGCCGCCGCCGCGAAGCGATCTATTTCGGATTCCAAGGGTCGTTCCAGAAACTGAGCCTAGGCATTTCAAGTCTGTTGTTCGGCGTGCTGGCCTACGGTCCCGATGGGGCGGTTTCAGTGCAAGGCCTGCGATCGGTTGCCCTGCTGGCCGCGGGCATCAGCGTCATCGGCATCGTCATTTTTATCGGATATCCGCTTCGCGAACGAGAAGGAACCGTGGTTTCGATACGGGAGACGATGCGGCCGTGACGGTTCTCGCCCTATGTGTTCTTGCCGTGTTGGCGCATGGGCCGGACAACGGCAACCTCCTGAACTTTGAGCGGATGGGCGCGGGAGTGCCGGCCGGCTGGAAGGTCGAGCAATGCAACGCGGACTGGCAGGCGGAGTCCGGCGCGGCCCGCATGCTGCTGGGAGAAGGGGGGCGCATCGAACTGACATCGCCGGCCCGGACCTTGCGCAGGGGCTGTCCCCATGTGCTGATGTTTCGCATGAAATCGGAACCCGCCGGGGTGAGCGTGTCCGCCACCTTGCGCGACAACCATTCCGAAAAACCAGCGGGACTGGACGCCTCAGCGGAGGCCGGAGCGTTGTGGCAAACCGTCGTCATGGAGTGCGTGCCTGCAAACAGCGCCAAAGACCACTATTATTTGGGAATCGCCATCCAGGGCAACAACGCCTCGTTTTGGATTGACGACCTGTGGTTCGGGGAACGCCCGAAAACCTTCAGTCCCGATTGGCGTCCGGCCTATCGCGCGGTGGGTCTGACGCTGTCGCCCGAAGCCCCGTGGGGCGTCGTGGCCGGCAATGCGCCGTTGCGCGTTCGGGCGCGCGCGTCAGGCGCAATAGGCGAAGGCTGCCTGCTCCGGCTTTGCGCCATTCATACCGGCGGGACCGTCTCCGAATGGACCGAGCCGATCTCGACCAATGGCGATTTTTGGGAGAGCAGGCTGACACTTTCCTGCGAGGCGGCGGCGCGATTCGGCATGATCCGCCTTGAAGGAACAGTTACGGCCACGGACGGCGCGCCATGCTCGCCGATGGCGGAGACGCTGCTGGCGCGTGTGCCGGAACCTGTGCCTGGGCCGTGTCCCGATTCGCCGTTCGGAATCCATGTGGCCTTGCGCGAGCCGGATCTCGCGGCAATGGCGGCGTTCGGCTACAAGTGGTGCCGTATCCACGACGCTTCCGGCCTCACGAAATGGGGCCTCATCGAAACCGCACCGGGAGAATGGGCTTGGCACGACGCGGAAGTGGACATGGCCCGCAGGCACGGCTTGTCCATCCTCGGAATGTTCGACAGCGCGCCGCCTTGGGAAACCGGCGCCGACGAGGACGGCTATTTTGGGATTTACCACGCGCCGAAAAGCCTTGATCGCTGGCGAAACTACGTCCGAACGGTGGCCGGTCATTACGCGGGCCGGATAGATGAATGGGAAGTCTGGAACGAACCGTGGGACATGAACCGCTTTTTCCAAGGCGGTACGCCGGGCCGCTATGTGGAATTGTTGAAAGCCGCACATGAAGAAGCCAAAGCCGCGAATCCGGCCTGTACCATCATTGGAGTGGACACCTACCCGCCGTTCTGGGACGCTGCCGTGCTGGCGGCGGGCGCCTATCCCCATTACGACCTGCTTTCGTGGCATCGCTACGATCCCAGCCTGCAAGGGCGTCCGAACGACGCGCCTGCTCGCGTGGCAAAACGGCTCAAGGCGGTGCAGGCATGGTACGGAACGCCTAAGCCGACGATTGCGACCGAAGGCGGCATTGATGTCGCCCTGTTCCAGGGATCTTTTTTCTCCTTTGCCGATCCGGCCATCGTGGGGGATTGGTCCGAAGGCGCGGATCGCTACGTGCGCCTGTTTCTGGGCGCGATCGCGGCGGGACATCGCCGGTTCATCGCCTATTCGGTTCACAATCCGCCGCGACACGGCAAGCCGACGCATATGATGTCGGAACCGGAGCCGCTCGCGCGTCCGCTGCACGCGGCGCTGGCGGCGCTGGCGCATTTCGTCGAAGGCGCAACGTATCGCGAACGGCTGATTCCCGCGCACGACATCAGCGCGCACGTTTTTGGGCAACCCCATCCCCGATCCTTCGCGGAGGGGCCTTGCACGGTCGTCGCCTTGATTGCGGACGGCGCTGAGGAAGAACCCCTGCCGAAACCCTTGCCCGCCGGCATTCGCTGTTACGATCGGTGGGGCAACCCGGTAGAACCGCCCTCATCGGCCACGCGAGCGATAACCTACTTGGTCACGGACACGGCCAATACCGATGCGCTGCTCGATGTGTTGCGGGGAACCGAGACCGAAGGCGGGCCGCAGTCCATCGCGGAATTGTTGCAAACAACGGCGCAATCGCTCGGTTCCGAACAGGAATTGAGCAGGGTGTCCCCGGAATTAGGGCGGTTGTTCAGCGCGCAGGGATCATTGCTGCTCGCGCCCGGCAAGGATGCGCCCATCGTCGTTACGCGCGCCATGATGCGGCGGGATGCGTCTTGCATCCCGCGGATTCAAGGCCCGCCCGCAATTGAACCAACGGACCTGCACGACGACCCCGCGGGGCCTTTCCGCATCGGAACCGCCAAACTGGCGTCCGAAGGGAAGCCCATTTACACCCTGTTCTTCACCGCCACACCGGACGGTCCCGGAAGCTCATGGCGTTTTCTGACGCTTGCGCTGATGCCTGCGGATTCCGGCGGCACTTCGGACGATGCCCAACAATTGAAAGCGATCGCCGAACGCTGGGCCGCGGCCCTGCGTGATGCTTCCACTGCAAATCTTCATGGACTTTTTCACGAGGGACCGAAATGCGTCGCCGCCGCCACGCTCAACGGTGAGTACTTTGTTTTCGACAATCCCGAATACCTGATTACGATGCTCGACACCGCCGTTTTGCTGGGAAAAGCGCCTGTGTCGAAAATGACATTTCAAGAGCCCGCGATTTCAGACGGCATGGCCGTTCTTTCGGGCCGCTGGGACATTGTTGCGCTTCCATTCGGCATCGCGGCCTACCCCTTCACCGCCGCCTTTTGCCGCACACGGGACGGCTGGCGCTTGGCGTCGTTTTGCATGGGATGTTGATTTCATGCTGGCGAAACCGGTTTTTCTACTTTTGTTTTGGCCGCTATATTCTGTTCCGTGAAAAGATGATGTCATAGGCGCCCCGCAGGCGAACACGGAAGGGGATGACCGAATTGTAGGCGTTGCGATGCAGTGAAAATGCGTAGTGGAGGCGGTACAAAACGGTCCACAGGGGATTGAACAAAGGGTTCTTCGGCAGGCGGTTCACGACCGGCCACAACCAGGGCCGGCGGACCGTCATTCCGAAAAATTTGTGCAGCATGAAGATCCGCTGGCGCATTTCGGGAGAAATGTTCAGCGCCGACGCCACATAGGTGCTTTCGAATTGGCGGTGGTTTTCGTCGAGCAGTCCCCTTTCGCGGCAATAGCGTTCCGCGCGCGTGCCGGGGTACGGCTGAAAAATGCTGGCATCGGCGAAATCCGCGCCCATTGTGCGATTGAGCGCCATGGTTTCCCGGATGTCGTCTTCCGTTTCGCCGGGCACACCGAGCATGTTGAGGGAAACAATCCGGATGCCGGCCTGCCTGAAACGGTCGCAGGAATCGAGGATTTCCTGGTTGGAAATATGGCGATCCAGAACGTCGTTGCGCAGGCGTTCATTTCCGCATTCGACGGCCGTGAACACCGAGAAACAACCGGCGCGCTTGAGGCGTTGGGCGTACTCGCCGGTAACGATATTCGGGCGCGCATTGGCGGAAAACGGCAATCCGATTTCTTTCGGGAAACGCTGCGCGAATTCTTCGAGCCATTCCGGATCGGCTCCAAAAAGATCGTCGTAGAACCGAATAAAAGCCATCGGATAACGATTGCGAACGCCTTGAATTTCCTCGATGAGATACGAAACGCTTTTTGTGCGTAAAATCCGGCCCTTGCCCTTGTATAAGGCGTGGAACGCGTGATTGAAGCAATACGCGCAGTTGTAGGGGCAGCCGCGTCCCGCCATAAATCCTTTTACGGGATTTTGGGCGAGAAACGGGCTGCGACCGAATACCAGATCCCGGTCGGGAAAGGGGAGCGTGTCGAGATCTTCCACCAGATGGGCCGGTGGATTGCACCGAAAGCCATCCGGCGTATGGAACGCAAAGTTGCTGGTCTCGTACATGGCATCCGTGCCGAAACGGTCCAGAAAATCCGGCAGCGCCGTGTCGCCTTCGCCGCGGCAGGCGCCGTCCACGCCGCCGTCCTCAAGGATTCCCTTGCCAAAGGTCACATGCGGGCCGCCAAACAG of the Candidatus Hydrogenedentota bacterium genome contains:
- a CDS encoding SGNH/GDSL hydrolase family protein → MKRSFTKNNLHPVFLLVAALLAASCIACGQTKRILIVGDSWAASIATRAVGMNGFGSFDSILAQNGIPYATQGEVTAWGGRKASDWVKPENLRKITDELKRYPSIDIVHLIIGGNDFLAVATKGKSIAAYTAEERAAFWDAIEADIQTIVNHCLAQRPGMKVLISDYDYLDAAKAQAAYPQFSFGGATPRELNDAFIELGRRKLTIAQRTEGCYYVSNWGALQCAYDSPPSGLPAPGGPPDYMPYAGGDPDKPMPAEAHVGDGIHPTDPAHRKLLQRCVDQFYRTWLEGENAQNFTKGKIAEQ
- a CDS encoding MFS transporter translates to MRFKDTLSYGMGGLSMNFCDMVFLQWLYVRYAPHDQPHLVPPALIGLFILLGRITEAVYGPFVGHWSDGFRSSSGRRLPFIRRGLPCLAAAIFLMWMPPIPHAHWLNALYLFVMIEVYLICYDSVVTPYLSLMPELTSDFRQRVNLTTMQAVFIMLGALLFAGVGFVVHWGGWRVLGVVVAGLTVLFMLPVAVRLRERNAGATPAGDRLGFIEGLRLTLGNRAFLYVVLSTSCYWYGLDSVMKLLPLWTTGYLGRGEDTVSLLMVPFLVMNVAFFFVVNVLAKRHGKYAVMMLTFGATTLAFAMFGVTGLLPLGSPFVQTVFVIAFAGMAIAGFMVLPFAVLSDVIDYDEKLTGRRREAIYFGFQGSFQKLSLGISSLLFGVLAYGPDGAVSVQGLRSVALLAAGISVIGIVIFIGYPLREREGTVVSIRETMRP
- a CDS encoding radical SAM protein, with the translated sequence MTGRRIAFVVGRIGAVETQAIPLLSAIVRRRGHEAILVAWHGRRRRAIGELRRFAPDVIAYSIASNQTGEYLAINRELKRRLSFFALFGGPHVTFGKGILEDGGVDGACRGEGDTALPDFLDRFGTDAMYETSNFAFHTPDGFRCNPPAHLVEDLDTLPFPDRDLVFGRSPFLAQNPVKGFMAGRGCPYNCAYCFNHAFHALYKGKGRILRTKSVSYLIEEIQGVRNRYPMAFIRFYDDLFGADPEWLEEFAQRFPKEIGLPFSANARPNIVTGEYAQRLKRAGCFSVFTAVECGNERLRNDVLDRHISNQEILDSCDRFRQAGIRIVSLNMLGVPGETEDDIRETMALNRTMGADFADASIFQPYPGTRAERYCRERGLLDENHRQFESTYVASALNISPEMRQRIFMLHKFFGMTVRRPWLWPVVNRLPKNPLFNPLWTVLYRLHYAFSLHRNAYNSVIPFRVRLRGAYDIIFSRNRI